ACTCTCTTTCCCCTTCTCTTTCTCTTTCTCTTTCTCTTTCTCTTTCTAATACTCTTTCTCACTCTCACTCTCACTCTCACTCTCACTCTCTTTCCCCTTCTCTTTCTCTTTCTCTTTCTCTTTCTCTTTCTAATTCTCACTCTCTTTCTCACTCTCACTCTCACTCTCTTTCCCCTTCTCTTTCTCTTTCTCTTTCTCTTTCTAATACTCTTTCTCACTCTCACTCTCTTTCCCCTTCTCTTTCTCATTCTCATTCTCTTTCTCTTTCTCATTCACATTCTCTTTCACACACACACACCATTTATCCTCACAAAAAAAAAATCCCCCCGGAAAAACCGGAGGGATTTTTACATTATACAGTTAATCAAAACTAAGCCTTGCGCTTAATTGTACAGCCCACTGATACGGTGGTAGGTGTTTCTACCGCGCCGCCCTTTTGCAGTGCAAACATGGCGTTGTTGAGGTAGTTTACTTTGGCTGCTTTGGCATCTTTCGGACTATCGTCGATGGCGCCGTGGTACACGAGTTTGCTGTCTTTATCGAACAGGAAGCACTCAGGCGTGCGGGTTGCACCAAACGCATCAGCCATAGCCGAATTTACGTCGATGGTGTAGGCGCAGTTGTACTTCTGATCTTTTGCGTACTTGGCCATTGCGGCTTCCGAATCTTCATCGGCGCGTTTGGCTTCGTTTGAGTTTACAATTACCACACCGAACTTGAGGCGTTTAGCGATGCGGATGGCATCGGTAATGCGGCTTTCGTTGGCAATTACGTACGGGCAGGTGTTGCACGAGAAGATAACGAGTGTGCCGGTAGCGCCTTTTTCGCCGGCCAGTGTAACGTCTTTTCCGCTCACCACGTCTTTCATGGCTTTGTCGGCCATGGGCATGGCAGTTCCGGTGGCAATGGGTGTAATGTCAACCGGACGGAAAGCGGTAACTACCAATGCAGCCACAACGGCTACAGAAAGTAAACTGATTGTTTTTTTCATTGTACGAAATACTAAAGTTTCTGTTTGAATGCCTGATCCGTAATTCGGATATCTTCAAATTTACGCTATTCGGCCGGAAAAGGATTTATACCGGGAATTAATTTTTAGCCCTCACGCCGCAGTTTCATTCAGCGCAGCATAACCGGTTCTTTCCAAAGCATTTTCTTCTCGGGCGTTTCATAATTGTGCCAGAGGTAATATACTTCGCCGTTGCGGATGCGGATGTGTTTTACAAAT
This genomic stretch from Bacteroidota bacterium harbors:
- a CDS encoding redoxin family protein, translating into MKKTISLLSVAVVAALVVTAFRPVDITPIATGTAMPMADKAMKDVVSGKDVTLAGEKGATGTLVIFSCNTCPYVIANESRITDAIRIAKRLKFGVVIVNSNEAKRADEDSEAAMAKYAKDQKYNCAYTIDVNSAMADAFGATRTPECFLFDKDSKLVYHGAIDDSPKDAKAAKVNYLNNAMFALQKGGAVETPTTVSVGCTIKRKA